One genomic segment of Deltaproteobacteria bacterium includes these proteins:
- a CDS encoding DNA recombination protein RmuC, whose product MEITITILLSVLILLILWNILSSRKQRTDPALSLMQQEILNLRQQLSENLAVNIQTINQQLGNVTAQVNSQLNSVTQQLQNATGQLGQRMDNAARVVGDVKKDLGELSKATQQVFDVGKDIASLQEILRSPKLRGGLGELFLGDLLSQILPPTNYKLQYTFKNGSRVDAVIQLAHGLVPVDSKFPLENFKRLLESPTDEERKFNRKRFVSDVKKHIDAIADQYIQPDEGTFSFALMYIPAENVYYETIIKDESFGEEKGIAGYAFAKKVVPVSPNSFYVYLQTILLGLRGMEISGQAQEILSRLERLKGDFDRFSKDFEVVGTHLNNARTKYDEAGKRLERFQDRLSSLEDVKGLEADTSSIGREQKTLL is encoded by the coding sequence ATGGAAATCACTATCACAATACTTTTATCTGTCCTGATACTGCTCATACTTTGGAATATCTTAAGTTCCAGAAAGCAGCGGACAGACCCAGCCCTTTCCCTGATGCAGCAGGAGATATTAAATCTCCGCCAGCAGCTTTCAGAAAACCTTGCTGTCAATATCCAGACCATTAACCAGCAGCTTGGCAATGTTACGGCCCAGGTAAACAGTCAGTTAAATTCAGTTACCCAGCAGCTTCAGAATGCGACAGGCCAGTTGGGTCAGAGGATGGACAATGCGGCAAGGGTTGTTGGCGATGTAAAAAAAGACCTTGGAGAACTTTCAAAGGCAACACAACAGGTCTTTGATGTCGGCAAGGATATAGCGAGCTTGCAGGAGATACTCAGGTCGCCAAAACTCCGCGGCGGACTCGGCGAGCTTTTTTTGGGCGACCTTCTTAGCCAGATACTTCCGCCGACAAACTACAAACTTCAATACACTTTCAAAAACGGCTCAAGGGTGGATGCTGTTATACAACTCGCGCATGGCCTTGTGCCTGTAGATTCAAAATTTCCCCTGGAAAATTTTAAAAGACTTCTTGAGAGCCCGACAGATGAGGAAAGAAAATTCAACAGAAAAAGATTTGTATCGGATGTAAAAAAACACATAGACGCCATTGCAGACCAGTATATCCAGCCTGATGAAGGCACATTCAGCTTTGCCCTGATGTATATCCCTGCCGAGAATGTATATTACGAGACCATTATAAAAGATGAGTCATTTGGCGAAGAAAAGGGCATAGCCGGCTACGCATTTGCAAAGAAGGTTGTGCCGGTTTCACCAAACAGCTTTTATGTTTATCTACAGACAATACTTCTTGGATTAAGAGGCATGGAGATAAGCGGGCAGGCGCAGGAGATATTGTCGCGCCTTGAAAGGCTTAAAGGAGATTTTGACAGATTTTCAAAGGATTTTGAGGTTGTCGGCACTCATTTGAATAATGCGCGGACAAAATATGACGAGGCTGGCAAAAGACTCGAAAGATTTCAGGACAGGCTTTCGAGTCTTGAAGATGTCAAAGGTCTTGAGGCGGACACAAGCTCTATTGGAAGGGAGCAAAAGACACTTTTGTGA
- a CDS encoding replication-associated recombination protein A, with product MELFEKKIKTQRNKSAPLADRMRPRNIEEVVGQRHLLGAGKFVTRLIEKKGLLSLILWGPPGAGKTTLANIIANAVGVNFTSFSAVLSGVKDIRAVIDAAKDELRQRNQRTILFVDEIHRFNKAQQDAFLHYVEDGTITLIGATTENPSFEINSPLLSRCKVLVLKQLTEEDIKIIIKRAVEDKERGLGNLNISPDEDAMNFLAEYSQGDARTALNGLEASVMITRPDEDGIRKITLEVAQEAVQKMALLYDKGGEEHYNVISAFIKSMRGSDTDAAVYWLARMLEAGEDPLFIARRMVIFASEDVGNADPNALSLAIAVKDAVDFVGMPEGWIPLAHGATYLASAPKSNASYMAYLLALEDIKKKGALPVPLHIRNAPTGLMKKLGYGKGYKYPHNYEGAKIEQDYLPDALKGRKYYKKKG from the coding sequence ATGGAACTTTTTGAGAAAAAGATTAAAACACAGCGCAATAAATCAGCGCCTCTTGCAGACAGGATGCGGCCAAGAAATATAGAAGAGGTTGTTGGCCAGAGACATTTGCTGGGCGCTGGAAAGTTTGTAACAAGGCTTATAGAAAAGAAAGGACTTTTGTCTCTAATCCTCTGGGGGCCTCCTGGCGCCGGCAAGACAACCCTTGCCAATATTATTGCCAATGCAGTTGGTGTAAATTTTACATCCTTTTCCGCTGTGCTTTCCGGGGTAAAAGATATAAGGGCGGTAATAGATGCGGCAAAGGATGAGTTAAGGCAGAGAAACCAAAGGACTATCCTTTTCGTGGATGAGATACACAGGTTTAATAAAGCCCAGCAGGATGCATTTCTTCATTATGTGGAAGACGGCACAATAACATTGATAGGCGCTACAACAGAAAACCCCTCCTTTGAGATCAATTCGCCTCTTTTATCCAGATGCAAGGTTCTGGTTCTTAAACAACTTACAGAAGAAGACATAAAGATCATAATAAAAAGGGCTGTTGAAGATAAGGAAAGAGGTCTGGGAAATCTAAATATTTCTCCTGATGAAGATGCGATGAATTTTCTTGCGGAATATTCGCAGGGTGATGCAAGAACAGCCCTGAATGGATTAGAGGCGTCTGTTATGATAACCCGGCCTGATGAAGACGGCATCCGTAAAATTACACTGGAAGTAGCGCAGGAGGCAGTTCAGAAAATGGCCCTTTTATATGATAAGGGTGGCGAGGAGCATTACAATGTAATATCCGCATTTATAAAATCCATGAGAGGAAGCGATACAGACGCAGCCGTTTACTGGCTTGCCAGAATGTTGGAGGCTGGGGAAGACCCGCTGTTTATTGCCAGGAGAATGGTCATATTTGCATCAGAGGATGTCGGCAACGCCGACCCGAATGCATTGTCTCTTGCCATTGCTGTAAAGGATGCGGTGGATTTTGTGGGCATGCCGGAAGGATGGATTCCTCTTGCCCATGGCGCAACATATCTTGCCTCAGCGCCAAAGAGCAATGCGTCATATATGGCATATCTTCTTGCCTTGGAAGATATAAAGAAAAAGGGCGCCCTGCCGGTTCCCCTTCACATAAGAAATGCGCCAACAGGGCTTATGAAAAAACTCGGATACGGAAAAGGCTACAAGTATCCCCATAATTATGAGGGCGCAAAGATAGAGCAGGATTATCTGCCGGATGCCTTGAAAGGAAGGAAGTATTATAAAAAGAAAGGATAA
- the priA gene encoding primosomal protein N' produces the protein MSKKTFIDVAVELPLDRIFTYKVPDALSDQVEIGKRVLVPFGKRVVTGFCLGFRENSEVKGIKDILDVLDDKPVFDEKRLSFFQWMASYYFAPVGAVLSLIYPAGLNIKSQRYFFRTGQEEMPDICRLDKELIEVITKKNSIPLTSLLKIFKGKSIYSAINRLKHTGLIKEELKIKSRVRERKDKKIRNPLEDIIPQAVLHKPAPEQVLALNAISQGLKGKAFSPFLLYGVTGSGKTLVYLKALEQAVRLGKQAIFLVPEISLTSWPVKYVTAIFPGRVAVLHSGLSDGERYDEWKRIRDGEADVVVGARSAIFAPLKNLGLIIVDEEHEPSYKQEEGIKYNARDLSLMMGKMFNLTVVLGSATPSIETFYNAQNGKITPLHLTRRVEDRPMPEIEVVDMREQESGVRGHIISEKLQQLMKKNQNLGYQTILFLNRRGFSNFLICNDCGHSFKCLNCSVSLTMHKRAGLLKCHYCDMSMPIPDTCPKCHGCHVKPIGIGTEQLEEEARNILKKARVARMDKDTTTKKRSHQKILDAVDRGDVDVLVGTQMVAKGHHFPYVTLVGIVSADTSINIPDFRSSERTFQLITQAGGRAGRGNIPGKVVIQTLNPDHFCLKPATQQNYEEFFIEELNNRKELFYPPFSRLAIIRFDGNKEADVAAFAKKTKELADSLLLRTNDVTLLGPTPAILSKLKGKYRWQMLLKGKSTKSLHEFIKNILTGLEKKNQGRVKLAVDVDPITTI, from the coding sequence ATGTCTAAAAAAACCTTTATAGATGTCGCAGTTGAACTTCCTCTGGACAGGATATTTACCTACAAAGTTCCTGACGCATTGTCAGATCAGGTGGAAATTGGCAAACGTGTTCTTGTCCCTTTTGGCAAAAGGGTTGTAACCGGCTTTTGTCTCGGATTCAGAGAAAATTCGGAGGTGAAAGGCATAAAAGATATACTTGATGTATTGGATGATAAACCTGTATTTGATGAAAAGAGGCTAAGTTTTTTTCAATGGATGGCATCCTACTATTTCGCCCCTGTTGGCGCTGTCTTAAGCCTTATATATCCGGCCGGGCTGAATATAAAAAGCCAGAGGTATTTTTTCAGAACAGGGCAAGAAGAAATGCCTGATATATGCAGGTTAGACAAAGAACTCATTGAGGTAATCACAAAAAAAAACAGCATTCCCCTTACCTCTCTTTTAAAGATATTTAAAGGCAAGTCCATATACTCTGCCATAAACAGGTTAAAACATACAGGCCTCATAAAGGAGGAGTTAAAGATTAAGAGCAGGGTTAGAGAAAGGAAAGATAAAAAAATACGGAACCCTCTGGAAGATATAATACCGCAGGCTGTTTTACATAAACCTGCTCCCGAGCAAGTCTTGGCTCTGAATGCCATTTCTCAGGGCTTAAAGGGCAAGGCATTTTCACCATTTCTGCTTTACGGCGTTACAGGAAGCGGAAAGACCCTTGTCTATCTGAAGGCGCTGGAACAGGCTGTCCGCCTTGGCAAACAGGCCATATTTTTAGTGCCGGAGATATCTCTCACATCGTGGCCTGTTAAATATGTGACTGCCATATTCCCCGGCAGGGTCGCAGTTCTTCACAGCGGACTTTCTGACGGCGAGAGATACGACGAATGGAAAAGGATAAGAGACGGTGAGGCAGATGTGGTTGTTGGCGCAAGGTCTGCTATTTTTGCGCCTTTAAAAAATCTTGGACTTATAATCGTTGACGAGGAGCATGAGCCTTCATATAAACAGGAAGAGGGCATAAAATACAATGCGCGGGATTTAAGCCTTATGATGGGGAAGATGTTTAACCTGACCGTTGTGCTTGGCTCAGCCACACCTTCTATTGAGACATTTTATAATGCACAGAATGGCAAGATTACGCCCCTTCATTTGACCAGAAGGGTTGAGGATAGACCAATGCCGGAAATAGAGGTAGTGGATATGAGAGAACAGGAGTCAGGGGTCAGGGGTCATATTATATCAGAAAAACTTCAACAGCTTATGAAGAAGAATCAAAACCTTGGTTATCAAACAATCCTTTTTTTGAATAGAAGGGGATTTTCAAATTTTTTAATCTGCAATGACTGCGGCCATAGTTTTAAATGTTTGAACTGCAGTGTGTCTCTTACAATGCACAAAAGGGCCGGGCTTTTAAAGTGCCACTACTGTGATATGTCCATGCCAATCCCTGATACATGCCCAAAATGTCATGGCTGCCATGTTAAGCCCATAGGGATTGGCACAGAGCAGTTGGAAGAAGAGGCAAGGAATATATTGAAAAAGGCAAGGGTTGCCCGCATGGACAAGGACACGACAACAAAGAAAAGATCTCATCAGAAGATACTTGACGCAGTTGACAGAGGCGATGTGGATGTGCTTGTCGGAACACAGATGGTGGCCAAAGGGCATCACTTTCCTTATGTTACGCTGGTTGGGATTGTATCAGCAGATACATCTATAAACATCCCTGATTTCAGAAGTTCTGAACGGACATTCCAGCTTATAACCCAGGCAGGAGGCCGGGCGGGAAGGGGAAATATCCCCGGCAAGGTTGTTATTCAAACACTTAATCCTGACCATTTCTGCCTCAAGCCGGCAACACAACAGAACTATGAAGAATTTTTTATAGAGGAACTTAACAATAGAAAAGAACTCTTCTATCCGCCGTTCTCAAGGCTTGCAATCATAAGGTTTGACGGGAATAAGGAAGCAGATGTGGCGGCATTTGCGAAAAAGACAAAAGAACTCGCAGACAGCCTGCTTTTAAGAACAAATGATGTAACCTTGCTTGGCCCTACCCCTGCCATTCTTTCAAAGCTCAAAGGCAAATACCGCTGGCAGATGCTGTTAAAAGGCAAGAGTACAAAATCACTGCATGAATTTATAAAAAACATTTTAACCGGGTTGGAGAAAAAAAACCAGGGCAGGGTTAAACTTGCGGTAGATGTTGACCCGATAACTACAATATAA
- the def gene encoding peptide deformylase, translating into MSVLNILKYPDPFLKTKAKPVSKIDADIKRLISDMAETMYFARGIGLAATQVGVDKRVAVLDIPKGEDYKKGENLIVLINTEITAYEWEIKYEEGCLSIPGFTADIKRFANITVKGLNKDGNDVEIKAEGLLAIALQHEIDHLDGILFIDRLSKLKRDIIKRKIKKAVEDEKKRL; encoded by the coding sequence ATGTCTGTATTAAATATCCTCAAATACCCTGATCCATTTCTTAAGACAAAGGCAAAACCTGTATCAAAGATAGACGCAGATATAAAAAGGCTTATCTCTGACATGGCAGAAACCATGTATTTTGCCCGCGGCATAGGCCTTGCCGCAACACAGGTTGGTGTGGATAAAAGGGTTGCGGTTCTGGATATCCCGAAAGGCGAGGATTATAAAAAAGGTGAGAATCTTATTGTCCTGATAAACACGGAGATAACAGCGTATGAATGGGAGATAAAATATGAGGAGGGATGTTTGAGTATTCCTGGTTTTACCGCAGATATAAAAAGGTTTGCAAATATAACTGTAAAGGGTCTTAATAAAGATGGAAATGATGTGGAGATCAAGGCAGAAGGGCTTCTTGCCATTGCCCTTCAGCATGAGATAGACCATCTTGATGGAATATTATTTATAGACAGGCTCTCTAAATTAAAAAGGGATATTATAAAAAGAAAAATAAAGAAGGCTGTTGAAGATGAAAAAAAGAGGTTATAA
- a CDS encoding acyl-CoA dehydratase activase, giving the protein MNSNGFVFIGIDIGSVSVNTVVVDENRNILEYHYTRTKGQPMETTFAVLSDVLARFPMQRINGVAITGSGGKLIAPLIGASFVNEVIAQSKATEYFHPEVRTVIEMGGEDAKLILLAPDAVSGRTRIEDFQMNSVCAAGTGSFLDQQATRLNLTIEEFGELALKSQNPPRIAGRCSVFAKSDMIHLQQAATPDYDIVAGLCYAVARNFKSAIGKGKEFTRPVAFQGGVAANPGVRKAFKDVLELSDNEFIIPKYFTSMGAIGSVFNAMEKGKGIGQFKGLKEFEDYIKFGRKKGKGLDRLSRPEKHPSQSDKTGYWGQISNLSPNGERVQAYLGIDVGSTSTNVILIDKDMKLISRRYLPTAGRPIEAVRQGLKEVGEECGDKVEVIGVGTTGSGRYLTGDFVGADVIRNEITAQATAAAVIDPTVDTIFEIGGQDSKYIALKDGVVVDFDMNKVCAAGTGSFLEEQAERIGISIKGEFSSLALGCAAPVSMGERCTVFIESDMIHHQQKGAGRDELVAGLSYSIVHNYLNRVVGDRRIGDNIFFQGGTAANLAVVAAFEKVTGKKITVPENHDVTGAIGAAMLAMQEKDPNKPTNFKGFDLSKKKYTLASFECRDCSNICDIKKVVVEGEEPLYYGSRCEKYDVRMASKGNSPMPDLYKERERILFSSYKGKTLPEDAPAIGLPRILYMYEMYPFWKAFFNELGFKVILSAPTNREIIKEGVERVVAETCFPIKISHGHIQDLINKGAKRIFLPSIVNLRPVKQSHTFTYHCPYVQTMPYLSESAFNFKELGIEVLKPVFHFNKPEKVMKKEFYEFGDMLGRKKKEIDNALLIAEEGQRNFYRRMQERGREVLRDIKDITLVIAGRPYNTMDNGINLELPQKLRDMGVLAIPFDMLPVDDEIDDTMAADMYWKSGQRILATARLVNANPNLYAIYLTNFGCGPDSFITHFFKDTAKGKPFLQLEIDEHSADAGAITRCEAFLDSLRNIRKRGKGAEVSGREKQNAVHRTGLKKKIYLPNMADAVYGMKAAFEACGIEAEIIPEPDDETLKWGKRYSSGRECYPSILTTGDMIKIIKRPDFAPESSAFFMPSGNGPCRFGQYNRYHRLILDEMGYKDVPVYAPDQDEAFYKELGMVGGNFPRLAWWGIVAIDILEKRLRETRPYEKISGETEKAYWDSIHKICAAVRERRFPAKELTEAKQAFLAIPVHEKKDKPIVGVVGEIYVRSNRFSNEDLVKQLEALGAEVRLPPIGEWIYYTNFCAKRRNWERGHYGLFIRTAVNNFFQRRDEHKFLNILDGDLREGHEPTTEEVLSLSMPYIHDSFEGEAALSVGKAMDYIQKGAHGIVNAMPFTCMPGTVVNAVLKKVREENGNIPYLNMVYEGLEDTNSKTRMEAFVHQAREYMERTGNGQ; this is encoded by the coding sequence TTGAATAGCAACGGATTTGTTTTTATAGGCATTGATATCGGTTCTGTCAGCGTCAACACAGTAGTTGTTGATGAAAACAGGAATATCCTTGAATATCATTATACAAGGACAAAGGGTCAGCCGATGGAGACTACCTTCGCGGTTCTTTCGGATGTGCTGGCAAGGTTTCCCATGCAGAGAATAAATGGGGTGGCCATTACAGGCTCAGGCGGAAAACTCATTGCCCCTCTTATAGGCGCAAGTTTTGTAAATGAGGTCATTGCCCAGTCAAAGGCCACCGAATATTTCCATCCTGAGGTAAGAACAGTGATAGAAATGGGCGGCGAGGACGCCAAATTGATACTTCTTGCTCCGGATGCCGTTTCAGGCAGGACAAGGATTGAGGACTTTCAGATGAACTCGGTATGCGCTGCAGGAACAGGTTCTTTTCTTGACCAACAGGCAACACGGCTGAATCTTACGATTGAGGAATTCGGCGAACTTGCCCTTAAGTCGCAGAATCCTCCAAGGATTGCAGGCAGGTGCAGCGTGTTTGCAAAGAGCGATATGATTCACCTTCAACAGGCTGCAACACCGGACTACGACATTGTTGCAGGGCTTTGCTATGCAGTTGCGAGAAACTTTAAAAGCGCTATCGGAAAGGGAAAGGAGTTTACGAGGCCTGTGGCATTTCAGGGCGGTGTTGCCGCAAATCCTGGCGTGAGAAAGGCATTTAAGGATGTTCTTGAGCTTTCTGACAATGAATTTATCATACCAAAATATTTCACTTCAATGGGCGCTATTGGTTCTGTTTTTAATGCGATGGAGAAAGGAAAGGGCATTGGTCAATTTAAGGGGCTTAAAGAGTTTGAGGATTATATAAAATTTGGCAGGAAAAAGGGAAAGGGGCTTGACCGCCTTTCACGGCCTGAAAAACATCCATCGCAGAGCGATAAGACTGGTTACTGGGGACAGATTTCAAATCTGTCCCCAAACGGTGAACGTGTTCAGGCTTATCTCGGAATAGATGTCGGTTCCACAAGCACAAATGTAATCCTGATAGATAAAGATATGAAGCTAATTTCCAGAAGATACCTTCCAACCGCAGGCAGGCCAATAGAGGCAGTAAGGCAGGGGCTTAAAGAAGTGGGGGAAGAATGCGGAGATAAAGTGGAAGTCATCGGCGTAGGTACAACAGGCTCAGGCAGGTATCTTACAGGCGATTTTGTCGGCGCGGATGTTATAAGAAACGAGATTACTGCCCAGGCAACTGCGGCAGCGGTAATTGATCCCACAGTGGACACAATCTTTGAGATAGGGGGTCAGGACTCAAAATATATTGCGTTAAAAGACGGCGTTGTTGTTGATTTTGATATGAATAAGGTATGCGCCGCAGGCACAGGTTCATTTCTTGAAGAGCAGGCAGAGAGGATCGGCATATCAATAAAGGGCGAATTCAGCAGTCTTGCATTAGGCTGCGCTGCCCCTGTATCAATGGGAGAGAGATGCACGGTCTTTATTGAAAGCGATATGATTCACCATCAGCAGAAGGGCGCAGGCAGGGATGAGCTTGTTGCAGGGCTTTCGTATTCCATTGTTCATAATTATCTGAACAGGGTTGTCGGCGACAGAAGGATTGGGGATAATATATTCTTTCAGGGAGGCACAGCGGCAAACCTCGCTGTTGTTGCCGCATTTGAAAAGGTTACAGGCAAAAAGATAACTGTTCCTGAAAACCACGATGTTACAGGCGCGATAGGCGCCGCAATGCTTGCAATGCAGGAAAAAGATCCAAATAAGCCGACCAACTTCAAGGGTTTTGACTTAAGCAAGAAGAAATACACCCTTGCATCATTTGAGTGCAGGGACTGCTCAAATATATGCGATATAAAAAAGGTTGTTGTTGAAGGGGAGGAGCCTCTCTACTACGGCAGCCGGTGCGAAAAGTATGATGTGCGCATGGCGTCAAAGGGAAACTCACCAATGCCGGATCTTTATAAGGAGAGGGAAAGGATTTTATTTTCATCATACAAAGGCAAAACCCTTCCTGAGGATGCGCCTGCAATCGGTTTGCCGAGGATACTATATATGTATGAGATGTATCCGTTCTGGAAGGCATTTTTTAATGAGCTTGGATTTAAGGTTATTCTCTCAGCGCCCACAAACAGGGAGATTATCAAAGAAGGGGTTGAGAGGGTAGTTGCAGAGACTTGTTTTCCAATAAAAATCAGCCATGGTCACATTCAGGATTTGATAAATAAAGGCGCTAAAAGGATATTTCTTCCAAGCATAGTAAACTTAAGGCCAGTAAAACAGAGTCATACCTTCACATACCATTGCCCTTATGTCCAGACAATGCCGTATCTGTCGGAGTCCGCTTTTAATTTTAAGGAACTTGGCATTGAAGTGTTAAAACCGGTTTTTCATTTTAACAAGCCTGAAAAGGTCATGAAAAAAGAATTTTATGAATTTGGAGACATGCTTGGCAGAAAAAAGAAAGAAATAGATAATGCCCTTCTGATTGCAGAGGAAGGCCAGAGAAATTTCTACAGGAGGATGCAGGAAAGAGGCAGAGAGGTTCTGAGGGATATAAAAGATATTACCCTTGTTATTGCAGGCAGGCCGTATAACACGATGGATAATGGCATTAACCTTGAACTGCCGCAGAAGCTGAGGGATATGGGTGTCCTTGCCATACCGTTTGATATGCTCCCTGTGGATGATGAAATAGATGATACCATGGCCGCGGATATGTACTGGAAATCAGGGCAGAGGATACTTGCAACCGCAAGGCTTGTAAACGCAAATCCCAATCTCTACGCAATCTACCTTACAAATTTTGGCTGCGGGCCTGATTCATTTATCACGCACTTTTTTAAAGACACGGCAAAAGGGAAACCATTTCTTCAACTTGAGATAGACGAGCATTCTGCTGATGCAGGCGCGATAACGAGGTGCGAGGCGTTTCTTGACAGTCTGAGAAATATAAGAAAAAGGGGTAAGGGGGCAGAGGTCAGTGGTCGGGAAAAACAGAATGCGGTTCACAGGACAGGCTTAAAGAAAAAGATTTATCTGCCGAATATGGCTGATGCTGTGTATGGGATGAAGGCGGCATTTGAGGCATGCGGCATTGAGGCGGAGATTATACCTGAACCGGATGATGAAACGCTTAAATGGGGCAAAAGATATAGTTCAGGCAGGGAATGCTATCCGAGCATCTTAACAACCGGCGATATGATAAAGATTATAAAGAGACCTGACTTTGCCCCTGAAAGTTCGGCGTTTTTTATGCCTTCCGGCAACGGGCCGTGCAGGTTCGGACAGTATAACCGCTATCACAGGCTGATACTTGACGAGATGGGGTATAAGGATGTGCCTGTTTATGCGCCTGACCAGGATGAGGCATTTTACAAGGAGTTGGGGATGGTCGGCGGCAATTTTCCGAGGCTTGCATGGTGGGGCATAGTTGCCATAGACATACTTGAAAAACGGCTAAGAGAGACAAGGCCTTATGAAAAAATCTCCGGCGAAACAGAAAAGGCATACTGGGACAGCATACATAAAATATGCGCCGCCGTAAGGGAGAGGAGATTCCCTGCAAAGGAACTGACAGAGGCAAAGCAGGCATTCCTTGCCATACCCGTCCATGAGAAAAAAGATAAGCCGATTGTCGGCGTTGTAGGCGAGATATATGTGAGGAGCAACAGGTTTAGCAATGAAGACCTTGTAAAACAGCTTGAGGCGCTTGGCGCAGAGGTAAGGCTGCCTCCGATTGGCGAATGGATTTATTACACTAACTTCTGCGCCAAAAGGAGAAACTGGGAGCGCGGGCACTATGGCCTGTTTATCAGGACCGCTGTAAATAACTTTTTCCAGCGGCGGGATGAGCATAAATTCCTGAATATCCTTGACGGAGATTTGAGAGAAGGCCATGAGCCGACCACAGAGGAGGTCTTAAGTCTCTCAATGCCTTATATCCATGATTCATTTGAAGGCGAGGCTGCTTTAAGCGTCGGCAAGGCAATGGACTACATACAAAAGGGCGCGCATGGTATTGTCAATGCAATGCCGTTTACATGTATGCCTGGCACGGTTGTGAACGCTGTGCTTAAAAAGGTGCGGGAAGAAAATGGCAATATCCCATATCTCAATATGGTCTATGAAGGACTTGAAGATACAAACTCAAAGACGCGGATGGAGGCATTTGTGCATCAGGCAAGGGAGTATATGGAAAGGACAGGCAATGGGCAATAG
- the mtnP gene encoding S-methyl-5'-thioadenosine phosphorylase, which yields MSEIIVGVIGGSGLYEMEGLKGVKEVKIKTPFGNPSDAYITGRLGGVKMVFLPRHGRGHRILPSELNFRANIYGMKKLAVTHIISVSAVGSMREDIKPGHIVVVDQFFDRTKNRVSSFFGNGIVGHVEFADPVCPDLSNILYDSGKQIGATIHKGGTYICIEGPQFSTRAESKIYRKWGVDVIGMTNIPEAKLAREAEICYATLALSTDYDCWHETEESVTIEMILDTLKKNVVTAKAIIKEAVPEISGQRTCKCITAMKYAVITDRKKIPAKIKKDLKIILGKYGI from the coding sequence ATGTCTGAAATAATTGTAGGTGTTATCGGGGGAAGCGGGCTTTATGAGATGGAGGGGCTGAAAGGTGTTAAAGAGGTTAAAATAAAAACTCCCTTTGGAAATCCCTCTGATGCGTATATCACAGGCAGGCTTGGCGGGGTAAAGATGGTGTTTCTGCCGCGGCACGGCAGGGGACACAGGATACTCCCTTCTGAGCTTAATTTCAGGGCGAATATATACGGCATGAAAAAGTTAGCCGTAACTCATATAATCTCTGTTTCAGCGGTCGGGAGCATGAGAGAGGATATTAAGCCGGGACACATTGTTGTGGTAGACCAGTTCTTTGACAGGACTAAAAACAGGGTATCCAGTTTCTTTGGAAATGGTATTGTCGGGCATGTGGAATTTGCAGACCCTGTATGCCCTGATTTAAGCAATATCTTGTATGATTCTGGCAAACAAATCGGAGCAACCATTCATAAAGGCGGGACATACATCTGCATTGAAGGCCCGCAATTTTCCACAAGGGCAGAATCAAAGATTTACAGAAAATGGGGTGTTGATGTGATAGGCATGACAAATATCCCTGAGGCAAAGCTCGCCAGAGAAGCAGAGATTTGCTATGCAACACTTGCCCTTTCTACAGATTATGACTGCTGGCACGAAACAGAGGAATCTGTCACGATTGAGATGATACTTGACACTTTGAAGAAAAATGTTGTAACAGCAAAGGCAATAATAAAAGAGGCTGTGCCTGAAATATCCGGCCAGAGGACATGCAAGTGCATAACTGCAATGAAGTATGCAGTGATTACAGACAGGAAGAAGATACCCGCAAAGATTAAGAAAGACCTAAAGATTATTTTGGGGAAATACGGCATTTAA